A genomic window from Quercus lobata isolate SW786 chromosome 10, ValleyOak3.0 Primary Assembly, whole genome shotgun sequence includes:
- the LOC115962466 gene encoding uncharacterized protein LOC115962466 — protein MFRLVCLNLPQQLKHRALPQSHAHLFSKLSNTIETPSFTVSFLQKSCGLSLESAISASKKLNIVSTKNPNSVVELLTTHGLTQTHVKSLITSRPVLLLADLDNTLKPNLELFESLGFSSTSLGKMLTKDPRVLESDAYTVVEFFRAHGFSDQQISDLTMKRPTLYLFNAHKIFKPKLEFFRSLGLSELEIAKILSTEPYILERSLENQIIPCVQELRRILGNDENVVKAIKACYRVLECKVEKVLQPNISMLVSRGVPMSLILKMFLIQPKSMLMKTYRFSVIVDEVMKLGFDPNNLLFVLAIRSMAVMSKSLWEQKVEAFKSFGLSKDEIYAAFKKQPMCMIASENKIRKLMSFFVNKLNMTPSMISKNPNLLLLSLEKRIIPRCSVLHLLISKGLVKEETSIVYVFRMTEKRFVDKLVSKYQKEVPDVVSAHQGKIEFQGFPFDLKI, from the coding sequence ATGTTTCGTTTAGTTTGCTTAAACCTCCCACAACAGTTAAAGCACAGAGCTTTACCACAAAGCCATGCCCACTTGTTCTCAAAACTCTCTAATACCATCGAAACACCATCTTTTACAGTCTCTTTCCTTCAAAAATCATGTGGGTTGTCCTTAGAATCCGCCATTTCAGCTTCCAAGAAGCTCAACATTGTGAGCACAAAGAATCCCAACTCAGTTGTGGAACTTTTGACAACTCACGGTTTGACTCAGACCCATGTCAAAAGTTTAATTACTAGTCGTCCAGTCTTGCTTTTGGCTGATTTAGACAATACCCTGAAGCCCAACTTGGAGTTGTTTGAGTCATTGGGGTTTTCTAGCACTAGCCTTGGCAAAATGCTTACCAAAGACCCACGTGTGCTTGAAAGTGATGCATACACTGTGGTTGAGTTCTTTAGAGCTCATGGTTTCAGTGATCAGCAAATATCAGATTTGACTATGAAGCGTCCAACATTGTATTTGTTTAATGCACATAAGATTTTTAAGCCAAAGCTTGAGTTTTTCAGATCTTTGGGCTTGTCAGAACTTGAAATTGCGAAGATTTTGTCGACCGAGCCTTATATTCTAGAAAGGAGCCTCGAAAACCAAATCATTCCTTGTGTTCAAGAACTTAGGCGGATTCTTGGCAATGATGAGAATGTCGTGAAGGCTATAAAGGCATGCTACAGGGTACTTGAATGTAAAGTGGAAAAAGTGCTACAGCCCAACATATCGATGTTGGTAAGCCGTGGTGTACCCATGTccttaattttgaaaatgttcTTGATCCAACCAAAATCAATGCTTATGAAGACTTATCGGTTTAGTGTGATTGTTGATGAAGTTATGAAATTGGGTTTCGATCCCAATAATCTGCTATTTGTTCTAGCCATACGTTCCATGGCGGTTATGAGTAAATCTTTGTGGGAGCAAAAGGTAGAAGcttttaaaagttttggatTGTCAAAGGATGAGATTTATGCAGCATTCAAAAAGCAACCCATGTGTATGATTGCTTCAGAGAATAAAATCAGGAAATTGATGAGTTTCTTTGTGAACAAACTGAATATGACACCTTCAATGATCTCCAAGAATCCAAATCTTCTACTGCTTAGCTTGGAGAAGAGGATTATTCCAAGGTGTTCAGTTCTGCATCTTTTGATATCAAAGGGGTTGGTTAAGGAAGAAACTAGCATTGTTTATGTGTTCAGAATGACTGAGAAGAGGTTTGTGGACAAGTTAGTGAGCAAATATCAGAAGGAGGTTCCAGATGTTGTTAGTGCACACCAAGGCAAGATAGAATTTCAAGGGTTCCcctttgatttaaaaatttga